The segment CCCTTAGCAGCGTAACAATGATGTATAAATGTAGCCAATTGTCTGGGTTATTAGTTACAAATGTTTAGATGCAAATCACTTTGCGGCTATGTTTAATGATGTAAATACATTTGAAATCAGCAGTGATAACATTGTCTATCTTCATTGTTACTAGATACTTTTCTAACAGTTTTGTGATGCTTTGTGGAAGTAGCAGGCAATATTTTATGTTATACGGTCTATTGAACTCATGCGTAACACAGTCCTTTGTAACAATGAGCATAGTTCTGCTGCCTTAAAGCAAGGCTGCTGTTTCAAAACAGGGTCAACTCATGAGTAATAAAACCTTCGGAATACAAATAATACTTGTCTACAGGAAGCCTGAGCCTATGAAAAACTAACCATGTAAAAATGTTAAAGTCATACTGCTTCATAAATTATTCAATAAACAAACAGTACTTAAATCTATAATACCAGGGAATTATGTTATCACCTTGATGTCTGAAAAACTTAAACAAAGCTTATGAAGACAGCTGAGAGGATTTCCATGCTCCATGTCATAGCTTATAAATTGATCTTTGTACCCTGGTACGTCAAATGTGCTGCTCCAGAAAAAAAACCAAgcctataatattatttagagGGAAGTACAGCAGTTCATATGCTACTGCTGTTTTTGAGTGCTGATTGCCAGTGATTTTAAATGcgtaaacagggaaaattacagataaagatGACTGTTTGACATTTGAAGTTttgctttaaaaagaaaaagggccAATTTTATTTCCCCTTTTCTTCATTAAATAAAGGTGCTTAAAGTAAaagcttgaaataaaaaaaataattggacaaAGTGCATTCTAGTTTATCCTTAACAATAAAGTTTAAAGTTTAACTCTATTGTGGGGTCTCAATTATTAATCCAAttgaattttaaaataataaagttaaatatatgtatacatgtattaatTCATGTAGCACTGtttaatagagatagatagatacatagatagaaatagatagataacgatgatagatagatagatagatagatagatagatagatagatagatagatagatagataatagtgtGTTCTCTATGTAATGGGATTTAGATGCACCTGTCTTTCAAATTTTCCAATCTAATTAACTGGATTTACAGAAAACAACAGATGGAGAACAGAGCGTTTTAAAGCCCATAGGTttccattagaaagaaaaaaaaaactttgagattttaaatatttgtatttaatttattcagaattattatgcttgtctgttaaaaatgacaaaaatatatcACCAATATAAACTAAGTATATTTATCACTACTAATGACCCATTTATCATTATGTGTGCACATGCGGTTCCCAGCAAGGACCCGGTTGCTCTGTGTTTGGGGAGAGGGATGCAGCAACTCCACCCATGCTTTTACACAACCAATCTCACAAGAGCAGGCCTTGGTTTTTAGTCCACCACCAGAGGTTAGGTTGCAGGTTGCAGGAATAAAAGGGTTCCACAGCTGCGCCTAAAGCTTAACTACCATACTTAATAGCGCTATTTATCAACGTATACCTAAGCTAGGAAATTTTACCAGCCATTGGAACACATGATATTAAGGACACCAGTGTAAGAATGATCATATAAAAAAGGACACTTTCACCCTATACAAAACTCACAACCACCTTAAATATGGGTGCAACCATTTTCCCAAATCTTTTTGTGTTCAGgttttacaaaatataacaaaatattacAACACAGATTTATCAATTAAGATCAATTGTACTTAAAAGTCCAGGACTTTGTCTTTTGTCATAAATTGTTTTTTGGAAATAAGTGACTACCTAAACAaatttatgcaactttttagtttatgTTTCATAAATTTAAATAAGGCTGTGAAAGAGAGGAGGGCATTTTGTAGCTTGTCAGAAActgatatttacaaaaatgttttcagcattaaagggacagtaaaccttaaaaataatgttatataattctgcacatagtgcagaattatataacattatttaggtgctatagccataaaacccttttttaccttttaaaatgtaaaaatgacagcgcttttacagacccgctctctgctgagcgggtctgttatttttagtcagcgcatcgggccagctgtatagtcacagatcggcccgaccacgccatagcactaagtgcagctcgctcctgtgacaggagcgagctgcacttagtcttatggagcgatcgggccgggctgtgactatacagctggcccgatgcgctgactaaatattacagacccgctcagcagagagcagagagcaggtctgtaaaagcgctgtcatttttacattttaaaaggtaaaaaagggttttatggctatagcacctaaataatgttatataattctgcactatgtttactgtccctttaaatacaagaggAGGTGAAACACAGCTTGTGaaaatgaataacaaaataaaataatgtctCTAGGATACTAGAATAAAGTTTATTGAGTGTggtttttattaaaaagttttcTAATTAAAATCTGTTTTTAATATGCCCTGTTGATCAGTTGCTGCCTATTCAAGAGTAACTTTCTTCGAGGAAGTGACAGCAGAAAAACAATAAATGTTTTGTGATATCTGCTGCTGACATTCCCTTTTATGCAGTTTATCCTTCAGGGTCAGGGAAACATAATTGTGTGAATGTCTTTTGTtgtgttgcaacactatatttatttttatttatttttgtttcagatcCTCATGATTTTCAAACAACTGAATGCTGGAACTACAAGTTATATTTGTTCCATACAAATACTGCAATATAATGCACTCTGGACTTATGCATCTGCAAGCTTACATCATCATTATATTTAAGGAATTATGTCATCCTTTTTACTTACGCATTGTACTATGAGACATGGTTTTAAAAGCTCTATCTGCATCAGACAGATTAATGTTCATATTACTACATTTTCTGGTTATACTGCGTtcaaaaaagaaatatttaaatagATTAGATGGCAAGATTTAAAATAGCAAACAAATAAagtattatttaaacaaaaaaaaaactaaaaacgttCATGTAAAATAGATGTGAAAATATGTAACTTTATTAGTATTACAGTTAGTccagtaaatatattttttaaagttaatgAACTTTTATTGAGATACCGGAATACCAAAGTGTTTTCTGTTGTCTTAGTTGCAACATAATCTGTATATATGCAAATAATTGTTAATAGTTGATGAAACAAACAAGAGCAGTAGAGATTAtatgagaaaaacaaaaacattacaagGTTTTGTCTGGAAATATAGaagaaaataaagatagcaaaatgaACCTTGCTAGcaattttaaagacatttttagCCTATGGCTCCATTTCAAAGTACTTTATAAGTGACCTACTGAAATGGGTCGCAAAGAAACAAGTTGTCTACAAAATATATCCTGTGACTCAATGGAACAGCAAGAAATGAAAGTGCGACCCGTACTCCTTAACAGGAAAAGTCTAGACTCCTCAGATATTGTAAAGAATTCTCATCACAGAAAAAACAAATCCCAGCAAGTCCGATTTAAGGAAGACAGCACAATTGCAGATCAGGCAGGCTTTACAGATCTGGAAGCTAAACCTACTGAAAAAACAATCTTAATAAATGGAAAAGCAGAAAAACGCCCTGGCAGATCAATGTGTTTACTTTCCCATCCAAAATCACAAAGAGGTCTTCAAAATATTGCAATTCAGACTTCACCTAGTCTCAGGAAACAATTccctatttttaaaacaaaaaagttaacAAATAAgtcattaaatgaattccctactgATTCTAGCTGTTTTCAGATCAATGGAGACATCTCAGAAGAAGACATGGCTCTTCAATTATCCAATCTTAGAATTGCAGAACATCTTGAAGAGGGATTTAAACGAGATATAAGACATTGTCCATTAAGACACACAATACCCAAAGCACAAAGCAATGGACCTATACATGAAAGCTCAGGTTTGGAGTTTGTTGACATGCTTGGAAAAGTAACAGTCTCAACCCAGGTACCTGATGTCATTGAAAGCACTTTCGATGAAACAGAGGAGTCTAACTTTATTTCAATAACAGATCAAACACTAGATGTTTCTTTACAATTTTCCAAAAGTAGTGATTTAAACTGTTCACAGCCTTCAGAGTCTCAGTCAAGCAAACAGAAGGACTCAAAACCACAAGAGGGCATTTGTCAATCAAAACTTACAAATAACGAGGAGTTGTTAACACTAAAACCCAGTACCGACTGTAAGAGGATTATAACTCTAAAACCTTCCTTAAACAGCAATTTGTCATACTGCTTTCATTCAGAGCACCATCAATCAGATAAAAAACAAAGCAATCCAAATTTGGAATTCCTACATAACGTTGATCAGTCAGTGGCATCATCTGCAAATGATGAGGGTTTGCAAAgtgaaacaactttagaaaaaggaccagaaaataaaatggGAGATTCCTTGCAATGCAGTGGAGGTCCGCAAGAATCATCATGCCAACCTCAAATTGAAGAACAATATGAAACCAAAAAAGAGAGTAAAGAAAGTCATAGAGCACATAAAGTGCATGGTGGTTTGTGTTCCCTACAAGGTAAACTACACTCCATAGAGGAATCACTGCAGTCTAACCAAGAGAAGATTAAGATCCTTTTGAATGTAATTCAAGACCTTGAAAAAGCAAGAGCACTTAGTGAAGGGTACAGTATATTTtccaaactaaataaaataacatgTCAATAAAAACTctcaaataatgatacatacagaggAATTAATTGACTTTTAATTGTAAGAACTAATTAAGTAGCTATTATCATGTTGACATGTATGtttcacacataaatacactatTGAAAAAGAAGCTGGAAAAATGTAAttatcattaaaaaaatgtttataaacttTAACAGTTAatcaaaaacataaattttgcCTAATTGTTTTAGGTTTATGTTACACATACATGCATGTATAATGTCCAGGAGAGAAATGTTCTATGATAGTCAGCCACCTGCTGTTTCCGAATACCCAGTAAAAACCCCTTACAGATTTATACagtgaaatatttaatatttccatttagATAGATGAAAAGCACTAAGGCTAGCCAAAACATTAATTTAACAAACGCTTTTTTACCATCTTTGTATACAACCCATATTTTGAGCCAACACTGCGAAGCCCAAATAGTTGTTTCCATTTAGTTGTAGCAGAACAATATTAGACATGCTCCTGCCAGTAAATAGAACTGCAATACATCAGAAATTATGTATGTTGGCTACAAAGTGTCAGAGATAGACagtcatatatattaaaaaaaatcataaatgatgCAGTGTTGCacaaatgctgtgtagtgtgccaGCAACAAGAATTCAATCTAGTTAAATTTAAGTGACCCATGTCAAGGCCTTGTGCATAAGTGCCTATTTTAGTTTCTAATCTCcagtaaataaaaaatgtaatcaagaTAGATGTGAAATATTGTATTGCATCTAAAAAATAATAGAACAGCATTGTACATTATTAGACATGCTGTGTAAATAGCACTgttcttttttttctataattgtttGTATTATAATTGCTTGTGGTTTAGACTTTTTTAATAGGTGCATTATTTTTTCAGAATGCATAAAAGACTGAGCTGAAAGAATTAATGGCAAGAGTGCTTCTATATCTTATTAAtacagtaacttaaagggacactgaacccaaattttttctttcgtgattcagatagagcatgacattttaagcaactttctaatttactcctattatcaaattttcttcattctcttgttatctttatttgaaatgcaagaatgtaagtttagataccggctcatttttggtgaacaacctgggttgtccttgctgattggtggataaattcatccaccaataaataagtgctgtccagagttctgaacttaaaaaaaagcttagatgccttctttttcaaataaagaaaacaagagaacgaataaaaattgataataggagtaaattacaaagttgcttaaaattgcatgctcaatctgaatcacaaaagaaaaaaaatatgttcagtgtccctttaacattttgattGTCTGTTAACATTAAGACATTGTTATATTGCTAATTTTACTGTTGACCCAAGAGGtatattaaattaaacattttttgattattattattgtttggacACAAAATTCATTAGTCATATGACAGAATTATCACTAATATAAACACCATAGGCTCATACATGTTCTGATATATTAATTTAAGGTTTATTGtccttaaaatgtaacctttattgcaggtttatatatatatatatatatatatatatatatatcgagaaataaatacgggagagaagcaaatgctttaaaatttatatataagctagtgaacaagggtaacctccaatcggtccttgttggtattataagtacatatggtgcaggcccttaaatagtattataatgtgtaatataacagaagaactcatcctggaaaatagccaggttgaaaaaagacagggaaacagcactcttttgaaaaaacaatatttttactagcacgatttatatacataagtggtaaaggggatggcaatcgggagtcctgcctccacccttgaaccgcaaggataggcaaagtacactgtgtgtaaggtacaaaatagtttgcaacaacaatatttatcaaaaaaacaaatatttataatgggaccttccgagtccaatatacaaaacctgaccggtcaggggatgtgcggaacaagttgcgcaatatgtaaatgcagcacaatacaaagctgactttagtaaagcctgtcacacttcctacacccagctgcacacagcacctctgtgaagaggtaattgctgggcaggtaaaacgtagtaagggatctaagaaagtgatgacagctttataacaagcgggataagctagtcagatatatcttgcaaactgtacatagaagaatttatattcagaggggaagtgtattcctgggatcaactacaccctgctgcagccgacgcctcactcaggaggtatagcggtcgggcaggtagaaaaatgggatctaagtgatcttaatggaaacacgccctcaggatatgtacataagtagatagaccagacatttaaatcttcatgtatggatgacatgtattgcagacaaggtataggtaagtacattcaagaaaacagcgttattgcatgccatgcagaaaagcaattaggtgtgttagtattcagcatatgtctgtccattttaagttcctagaaaaagctgtgccccctctcgacagagtggcgtttgccaggtgcgaaattcatgcacataagccaaagctgattcatgcagttagcggcaaggaatgtaatggaaccatacgacctgatagctgaaatgacaagtcggccgtgccgagtagctgtgagtccatgacatgtatgccaaaatatgccgagttttgattctgactttgctttaagagtgcctggtagtaaaccgcagggcttgtttgcagattctttgcttaatgatcttcacacgcacatcacgtgatccggtcggctggacctatgccgacgcgcgtttcacccgtgcgtccaagttgcttaacgggcttcgtcagggcgtgatatccaaggtgcacctgtcactctatttatacctagtgtcgttttgcgcctctactgacgggtgaaaatattgcaagtatttgcaaagtatcaacaattaaggaaaaaccaaaatgtgtctatattcaaatatgaagtaataaaaaaggatctatcttactttacattgaaatttagagaaatataaaggagaaaataataaatatattgatgttgcaatcgtctttttattaaaaattaacagaaTTTAGCCTACTATAGTACAAGACGCTAGAGAGTGTGTTCATTcacagaaaacaggccatatccaatttgtcattgaggcctgcaggaagctgggtacccaaaactgagatccacctgcattccttttggaggagaattctgtcattatccccccctctattgttggttatgcccctatctatcccgataaaggagagagagtcaggattactgtcatgcatgtgttcgtaatgtttggcaacgttacttttctggttcttatatttcacatcgtcccggtgctctgttatccggtcttttatggcccttctcgtttttcccacgtaataacgcgggcagctacacgaaagaaggtaaacaaccccttccgtgttgcaattcacaaagtgttttagagtatatgtttttcctgtgtgtgttgcaaattgtttggtcttaaccatatacttgcatgcaacacatttcccacagggatggttgccataggatctgtgtttggacaaccaattttgttgtttaggagtcgacaaatattggctcctcaccaatttgtctttaagactcggtgcccttttggctgtgatgtttggaaaatccccaacatcacgtgatactgcttcatcactagtcaaagtgtgccagttgtgtgccaaaatctgttttaatgaggtccaatggcaattatactcagtgaccaatctaatttttgatgattcaccagtcttgtctttgggtaccaaaagactatccctattcagatgggccgcaccggttagggcttgtttcactatcctctttgaatatcctctattcaaaaaccttttttccatttcagccgcatgctgatagtacttcccttttgtggaacaatttcggcgtagcctgagaaattggcccttagggatacccCTTTTTAGGTGGCTTGGGTGATGGCTAGAAGCGTGAAGAAGGCTATTAGTGGCCGTGCTTTTGCGATAGTTTTCTGTCATCAGGCAGCCATCTTTAATCTTCacatttatatccaaaaaggatatttcttccttactaaactgtaGGGTAAGTGAGATATTACTCTTGTTCTTATTTAGAGAATTCACAAATTCTTTCAAGGTCTGCTCTGAGCCTTCCCAGactaggaagacatcatccacatatcgtagccatatgtggatgttctcgtcgaaaaggggattctggtacacttcttccatttcccagatgcctagatggagacacgcataagtgggagcacatgttgctcccatagctgtgccctgttgctgggaatatatcttattgtcaaacataaatatgttatttgtaagtgtgaattttagcAGTTCAATCGCGAAGTCAGTATGTTGTACAGCACTCATACCTCTCGTCGATAGGAAATGCTTACATGCCCTAAGTCCTACTTCGTGTGGGATAGATGAATATAGTCCCTCCACGTCTAGGGTGACAAGGATGGCATTTTCGGGGAGCACCAACCTGTCAATCTTACGTAGGAAATCCGAGGTATCCATGATGTATGATGGAAGGGTGATGAGGTAGGGTCTAAGAAAGGAGTCCACGTAGTTGCCCAGATTTTCAGTAAGGCTGCCTATGCCAGCCACAATCGGTCTACCTGGAGGATGGTTggcatttttgtggatcttagggatgcagtaaaatacaggcATCACCGGATGTTCTGGATATAGGTACTTAAATTCTGTGGAGGTTATAATATCCTTGCtttttgcttctttcaaaatattgaaaagtgCAAATTGTAATGCAGGGATCGGGTTAAACGTTAAACTCTTGTAGAATGTTTTATCCAAGAGTTGACGTTTAACCTCCAAAGTATACATGTTTTCGTCCCAGAGAACCAAattcccacccttatccgcgggttttattacaaagcccttggcattcattagctggttaagtgcctttctttcagattttg is part of the Bombina bombina isolate aBomBom1 chromosome 6, aBomBom1.pri, whole genome shotgun sequence genome and harbors:
- the INSYN2B gene encoding protein INSYN2B, translating into MGRKETSCLQNISCDSMEQQEMKVRPVLLNRKSLDSSDIVKNSHHRKNKSQQVRFKEDSTIADQAGFTDLEAKPTEKTILINGKAEKRPGRSMCLLSHPKSQRGLQNIAIQTSPSLRKQFPIFKTKKLTNKSLNEFPTDSSCFQINGDISEEDMALQLSNLRIAEHLEEGFKRDIRHCPLRHTIPKAQSNGPIHESSGLEFVDMLGKVTVSTQVPDVIESTFDETEESNFISITDQTLDVSLQFSKSSDLNCSQPSESQSSKQKDSKPQEGICQSKLTNNEELLTLKPSTDCKRIITLKPSLNSNLSYCFHSEHHQSDKKQSNPNLEFLHNVDQSVASSANDEGLQSETTLEKGPENKMGDSLQCSGGPQESSCQPQIEEQYETKKESKESHRAHKVHGGLCSLQGKLHSIEESLQSNQEKIKILLNVIQDLEKARALSEGRNFYRTGQDINNCSTCQSTACIIYSVEYDFRQQEGRFHQVLKMLDKEEQCPILPPVHKPEPENVIPEKTEVRKKCKKVKKKCFWWI